A stretch of Miscanthus floridulus cultivar M001 chromosome 13, ASM1932011v1, whole genome shotgun sequence DNA encodes these proteins:
- the LOC136500533 gene encoding LOW QUALITY PROTEIN: MA3 DOMAIN-CONTAINING TRANSLATION REGULATORY FACTOR 1-like (The sequence of the model RefSeq protein was modified relative to this genomic sequence to represent the inferred CDS: inserted 1 base in 1 codon), with protein sequence MTSPRKDGGFLTQDQREELRIAVQNAETQSLASPRSPTGGTTSVLLQHYEQQMLEQKRAAAAAAAAAAAGGRGGGGGGGGGGPRHVRRSHSGKTIKVKKDGAGGKGSWGKLIDTDAEACLDRNDPNYDSGEEPYELVEAPVSTPLEDYKKAVVPLIEEYFSNGDVKLAASDLKELGYDDFHRYFVKKLVSTSMDRHDKEKEMASVLLSYLYGNVVGSTQIRLGFVLLLEAVDDLAVDIPDVVDVLALFIARAVVDDILPPAFLSKAKVSLSGSSKGMQVVQIAEKXYLSAPHHAELIERRWGGSTHITVEEVKKRIADLLKEYIRNGDTAEACRCIRELAVPFFHHEVVKRALTLGMESPAAEALIVKLLKEASEECLISSSQIMKGFYRVAESLDDLILDIPSAKSEFQLLVSKAISEGWLDSSYVFKSGVNGSVEDEHEKLARYKREAVSIIHEYFLSDDTTEVIRSVKELGYPEYNPIFIKKLITIAMDRKNREKEMASVLLSSLSMELFSSEDIAKGFIMLLESAEDTALDILDASDELGLFLARAVIDDVLAPLNLDEISSKLPPNCSGAETLNMARSLASARHAGERLLRCWGGGTGWAVEDAKDKITKLLEEYESGGDLGEACNCIRELGMSFFNHEVVKKALVMAMEKKNVRTLSLLQECFGEGIITINQMTKGFSRVRDGLDDLALDIPDAREKFLSYVEHAKKSGWLLPGFGFASSA encoded by the exons ATGACGTCGCCGAGGAAGGACGGGGGGTTCCTGACGCAGGACCAGCGGGAGGAGCTGCGGATCGCGGTGCAGAACGCGGAGACGCAGTCGCTCGCCTCCCCGCGCTCGCCCACGGGGGGGACCACCTCCGTGCTGCTGCAGCACTACGAGCAGCAGATGCTGGAGCAgaagcgcgccgccgccgctgcagcggCCGCCGCGGCTGCTGGCGGGAGGGGCGGAGGGGGTGGGGGAGGGGGAGGTGGGCCCAGGCACGTGCGCCGGTCGCATTCCGGGAAGACCATCAAGGTGAAGAAAG ATGGAGCTGGTGGCAAAGGGTCTTGGGGCAAACTAATTGATACTGACGCAGAGGCATGCCTTGACCGAAATGATCCAAACTATGACAGTGGTGAG GAACCATATGAGTTAGTTGAAGCCCCTGTTTCAACCCCACTAGAAGACTACAAGAAAGCTGTTGTCCCGTTAATTGAGGAATATTTCAGCAATGGTGATGTGAAATTAGCTGCTTCTGATCTTAAAGAATTGGGTTATGATGATTTCCACCGTTACTTTGTCAAGAAGCTTGTTTCCACATCAATGGACAGGCATGACAAGGAGAAAGAGATGGCATCAGTGCTTCTATCATATCTTTATGGCAACGTGGTCGGTTCAACTCAAATCAGACTGGGTTTTGTGCTGCTATTAGAGGCTGTTGATGACTTGGCTGTTGACATACCTGATGTGGTTGATGTGCTCGCGCTTTTCATTGCACGTGCAGTTGTTGATGACATTCTGCCACCTGCTTTCCTCAGCAAGGCAAAAGTGAGTCTCTCAGGATCTTCAAAGGGTATGCAGGTTGTACAAATCGCAGAGA GCTATCTTTCAGCACCCCACCATGCAGAATTAATTGAGCGACGATGGGGTGGTTCAACTCACATCACAGTAGAAGAGGTGAAGAAGAGGATTGCTgatcttctaaaggaatacatcAGAAATGGTGATACAGCTGAGGCATGTAGGTGCATTAGAGAGCTGGCAGTGCCCTTTTTTCATCATGAGGTGGTGAAGCGAGCTCTTACTCTTGGAATGGAGAGTCCAGCTGCTGAAGCTCTTATTGTCAAACTTCTGAAGGAAGCATCTGAAGAATGTTTAATAAGCTCTAGTCAGATTATGAAAGGATTCTATCGTGTAGCTGAGAGTCTTGATGATCTCATTCTTGATATACCATCTGCAAAGTCTGAATTTCAGCTGTTGGTATCAAAAGCCATTTCTGAGGGATGGCTAGATTCTTCATATGTGTTTAAGTCAGGTGTCAACGGAAGCGTTGAAGATGAACATGAGAAGCTGGCAAGGTACAAGAGGGAGGCTGTATCTATAATACACGAATACTTTCTCTCTGATGATACAACAGAGGTTATCCGTAGTGTGAAAGAGCTTGGTTATCCAGAATAtaatccaatcttcatcaagaagCTCATTACAATTGCTATGGACCGCAAGAACAGGGAGAAAGAGATGGCATCAGTTCTTCTATCCTCATTAAGCATGGAGCTGTTCTCGTCTGAAGACATCGCCAAGGGATTCATAATGCTCCTTGAATCTGCAGAAGACACCGCACTGGATATATTGGATGCCTCAGATGAGCTGGGATTGTTCCTAGCCAGGGCTGTGATTGATGATGTTCTTGCACCTCTAAACTTGGATGAGATTAGCAGCAAGCTTCCACCAAACTGCAGCGGGGCTGAAACATTGAACATGGCACGCTCCCTTGCGTCAGCCCGTCATGCTGGTGAGAGGCTTTTGAGGTGCTGGGGTGGTGGAACCGGATGGGCTGTCGAGGATGCCAAGGACAAGATAACAAAGCTCCTGGAGGAGTACGAGAGTGGAGGTGATTTAGGGGAAGCATGCAACTGCATCCGTGAGCTGGGTATGTCTTTCTTCAACCATGAAGTTGTCAAGAAGGCGCTCGTGATGGCAATGGAGAAGAAGAATGTGAGGACCCTGAGCCTGCTGCAGGAGTGCTTTGGTGAAGGGATCATAACCATCAACCAGATGACCAAGGGGTTCTCAAGGGTCAGAGATGGGCTCGACGACCTGGCTCTGGACATTCCTGATGCCAGGGAGAAGTTCCTTTCCTATGTGGAGCACGCGAAGAAGAGTGGATGGCTCCTGCCCGGGTTCGGTTTTGCATCTTCAGCTTGA
- the LOC136499406 gene encoding uncharacterized protein, with amino-acid sequence MAPPPPSLMEELVEEVLLRLPPQEPASLVCKPWRRLVSSPRFRCRFLEFHRTPPMLGFICNHKHNRSSFVRTTASSPLHGNTSSPLHSNTSRRRWYALDARHGRVLLRDLTTITVRVLVVWDPITDDQQELPILPWPTISCTAAVLCATATGACDHHGCHRGPFLVVFVGTAPRNMFVCTYSSNVAAWSEPISIQHLNDEYYIFGGYSPSVLVGNELYFGIPLTNTVWNFMRSRGLSFQP; translated from the coding sequence atggcgccgccgccgccttcgctgATGGAGGAGCTTGTCGAAGAGgtcctcctccgcctcccgccGCAGGAGCCCGCGAGCCTCGTCTGCAAGCCTTGGCGCCGCCTCGTCTCCAGCCCCCGCTTCCGGTGCAGATTCCTCGAGTTCCACCGCACACCCCCGATGCTGGGATTCATCTGCAATCACAAACACAATCGCTCCAGCTTCGTGCGCACAACCGCCTCCTCCCCGCTGCATGGCAACACCTCCTCCCCGCTGCATAGCAACACCTCCCGCCGGCGGTGGTACGCGCTGGACGCCCGCCACGGTCGTGTCCTCCTACGGGATCTCACAACGATTACCGTCCGCGTGCTCGTGGTTTGGGACCCCATCACGGACGATCAGCAGGAGCTTCCCATTCTGCCGTGGCCGACGATAAGCTGCACCGCGGCGGTTCTCTGCGCCACAGCCACCGGCGCGTGCGACCACCATGGTTGCCACCGTGGACCTTTCCTCGTGGTTTTTGTGGGCACTGCACCAAGGAACATGTTCGTCTGCACCTACTCATCCAATGTTGCCGCGTGGAGCGAGCCAATCTCCATTCAGCACCTCAATGACGAATACTACATCTTTGGTGGTTACTCGCCCAGTGTGCTAGTGGGGAACGAGCTCTATTTTGGGATTCCACTGACAAACACAGTTTGGAACTTCATGAGAAGTCGTGGATTGAGCTTCCAACCCTAG